The Deltaproteobacteria bacterium DNA window GCGTTTTCCTGGTGAGTGCGGATGTCGTCGGCGGTAGCCGGGCGCACGATCCGCAGGTACGCCGGCCTGCCGGGTGAAGGATTGTAGGCGTCGACCCGCTGTACGACCTCGCCAAGAACCGCTCCACGCTCTGTCTGGACTACGACGTAGTCCCCTCGCTTCACCGCCGTGCCGGTGCAGTCGTAGTGGAAAGTCTTGCAGACGCCGCGGAGCCTGACTCCGGCAAGATCCATATGACTTCAATCCTTTCCATGCAGGCCAAATAAAAATGCCTCCAGCGCCAGCCTTTTCTGGACCTGGGGAGGCAGCCGGGACATAGACAGCAGTTCCCGGAATGCCCTGGACCAGCCATCCCCGGTCTTCCGTCCTGCGGCGGCGCTCAAGGCGTCCTTCAAGTCGTCGTTGATTATATCCGCTTTTCCCCCGGAAGATAAGAGCGCGAGGTCCCGCGCGATGGACAGCGGGACGGCCGCCTGTCCTTCCCGCTCGCCCGATTTGCGCCACGCCTCGGAGGCGGCGAAAACCGCCGAAGGGTCCGGCCGGGAAAAGAGGCCCGCCCACGCCTGCCTCCCTTCTTCCATCTCGTCGAGGAGGAGCAAAGCCCTCCCCGGGCTTCCGCCTGCGCATGCCGCCGCTGCCCTGATGGCGCCCGGGGAACGTTTTTTCCCAACGTCGGGTAGCGCGGACAGGATCTCCTCGACGATTTCCGGCGCCATCGCCTGGAACGGAATTTTCTGGCAGCGGGAAACGATCGTCGGGGGGAGCATGGAAAGCCGGTGCGCCACAAGAAGGAGGTGGGTCGCCGGCGGGGGTTCCTCCAGGGTTTTCAGCAATGCGTTGGCCGCCTGGATGGTCATGCGGTCCGCGGGGCAGATTAGGGCCGCGCGCGGCCGGTCCGAGAAAGCCTTCAGGGAAAGCTCCTCCTTCAGCGCCCGGATCCCGGCGATCTGTATGAAATGGTTCTCCGGCTGCACTCTCATGAAATTGGGATGGGCGCCGGAAGAAACGAGGCGGCAGTCGTGACATTCCCCGCAGGCGCCGTCTTCGTTTCGATTGCGGCAAAGGATGGCGGCCAAAAGCGCCTGCGCCGCCCGTTCCTTTCCGGTGCCCTCTTCGCCGTGGAAGAGCAGCCCCGCCGGGACATTTCCGGAGGCGAGGTACCGGCGCATGAGGGAAGCAGCGCGTTCCTGCCCGCGCAGGAATGAGAGACGGTCTACCATCCCAGGCGTGCCGACGCGGTTTCGAGCACCTTGCGGAAGACTTCTTCCGCAGTGGGCGAGGCGTCGATCCGGACGATCCTCTCAGGGTTGAGTTCCTGCAGCCGCAGGTACCCCTCGCGCACTTTTCCGTGGAATTCGAGGGACTCGGATTCGATGCGGTCCGGCCCGGATCGCCGGCCCCGGATCCGGGCGAACCCGGCTTCAGGCGGGATGTCGAGGAGGA harbors:
- the holB gene encoding DNA polymerase III subunit delta' — translated: MVDRLSFLRGQERAASLMRRYLASGNVPAGLLFHGEEGTGKERAAQALLAAILCRNRNEDGACGECHDCRLVSSGAHPNFMRVQPENHFIQIAGIRALKEELSLKAFSDRPRAALICPADRMTIQAANALLKTLEEPPPATHLLLVAHRLSMLPPTIVSRCQKIPFQAMAPEIVEEILSALPDVGKKRSPGAIRAAAACAGGSPGRALLLLDEMEEGRQAWAGLFSRPDPSAVFAASEAWRKSGEREGQAAVPLSIARDLALLSSGGKADIINDDLKDALSAAAGRKTGDGWSRAFRELLSMSRLPPQVQKRLALEAFLFGLHGKD